A part of Vulpes vulpes isolate BD-2025 chromosome 15, VulVul3, whole genome shotgun sequence genomic DNA contains:
- the GATD3 gene encoding glutamine amidotransferase-like class 1 domain-containing protein 3, mitochondrial isoform X2, translating into MHVVDHTKGQPSESESRNVLTESARITRGKITDLARLSAANHDAAIFPGGFGAAKNLSTFAVDGKDCRVHEDVERVLKEFHKAGKPIGLCCIASVLAAKVLRGVEVTVGHEQEEGGKWPYAGTAEAIKALGAKHCVKEVTEAHVDKKNKVVTTPAFMCETELHHVHDGIGAMVKKVLELCAK; encoded by the exons ATGCACGTGGTTGACCACACCAAGGGGCAGCCTTCTGAGAGCGAAAGCAG GAACGTCCTGACGGAGTCCGCAAGGATCACCCGGGGCAAGATCACCGATCTGGCCAGGCTCAGCGCAGCCAATCACGACGCTGCCATCTTCCCTGGAGGCTTTGGAGCCGCCAAAAACTT GAGCACATTCGCCGTTGACGGGAAAGACTGCAGAGTCCACGAGGATGTGGAGAGAGTCCTGAAGGAGTTCCACAAGGCCGGCAAGCCCATCGG CTTGTGCTGCATCGCTTCTGTCCTCGCAGCCAAAGTGCTCCGTGGCGTTGAGGTCACCGTGGGCCACGAGCAAGAGGAAGGTGGCAAGTGGCCGTATGCGGGGACTGCGGAAGCCATCAAAGCCCTGGGCGCCAAGCATTGTGTGAAGGAAGTGACC GAAGCCCACGTGGACAAGAAAAACAAGGTGGTCACGACCCCGGCCTTCATGTGTGAGACGGAGCTTCACCACGTCCACGACGGCATCGGGGCCATGGTGAAGAAGGTGCTGGAACTCTGCGCCAAGTGA
- the GATD3 gene encoding glutamine amidotransferase-like class 1 domain-containing protein 3, mitochondrial isoform X1 yields MAAVRALGASRLRAASAFAPRAAFHGSAPRPGARVALVLSGCGVYDGTELQEAAAVLVHLSRGGAEVQTFAPDIPQMHVVDHTKGQPSESESRNVLTESARITRGKITDLARLSAANHDAAIFPGGFGAAKNLSTFAVDGKDCRVHEDVERVLKEFHKAGKPIGLCCIASVLAAKVLRGVEVTVGHEQEEGGKWPYAGTAEAIKALGAKHCVKEVTEAHVDKKNKVVTTPAFMCETELHHVHDGIGAMVKKVLELCAK; encoded by the exons ATGGCAGCGGTCAGGGCGCTGGGGGCGTCCAGGCTCCGGGCGGCCTCCGCGTTCGCCCCGCGCGCGGCCTTCCACGGctccgcgccgcgcccgggggcCAGGGTCGCGCTG GTGCTGTCGGGATGCGGGGTCTACGACGGGACCGAGCTCCAGGAGGCCGCAGC GGTGCTGGTTCACTTGAGTCGTGGCGGGGCCGAGGTGCAGACCTTTGCTCCTGACATCCCTCAGATGCACGTGGTTGACCACACCAAGGGGCAGCCTTCTGAGAGCGAAAGCAG GAACGTCCTGACGGAGTCCGCAAGGATCACCCGGGGCAAGATCACCGATCTGGCCAGGCTCAGCGCAGCCAATCACGACGCTGCCATCTTCCCTGGAGGCTTTGGAGCCGCCAAAAACTT GAGCACATTCGCCGTTGACGGGAAAGACTGCAGAGTCCACGAGGATGTGGAGAGAGTCCTGAAGGAGTTCCACAAGGCCGGCAAGCCCATCGG CTTGTGCTGCATCGCTTCTGTCCTCGCAGCCAAAGTGCTCCGTGGCGTTGAGGTCACCGTGGGCCACGAGCAAGAGGAAGGTGGCAAGTGGCCGTATGCGGGGACTGCGGAAGCCATCAAAGCCCTGGGCGCCAAGCATTGTGTGAAGGAAGTGACC GAAGCCCACGTGGACAAGAAAAACAAGGTGGTCACGACCCCGGCCTTCATGTGTGAGACGGAGCTTCACCACGTCCACGACGGCATCGGGGCCATGGTGAAGAAGGTGCTGGAACTCTGCGCCAAGTGA